The Candidatus Tanganyikabacteria bacterium genome segment ATGAGACCAGCGATCTCCGGCGGAAGGGCGGCGAGCAGCTCCGGGCGAATCTCCACGGAGCAATTGTAAACATGGAGATCAGATCAGACAAGCTCTCGGTGAGCAGTTACGAGGGATCTATACCCGGGGAACGCCCCTAGGCGTCAAATATCCAGGTTCTTGACCTCGAGCGCGTGGGCCTGGATGAACTCGCGGCGCGGCTCCACCTTGTCGCCCATCAGCACGGTGAACAGGCGATCCGCCTCCGCGGCGTCGTCGATGTCGACCTGCAGGAGCGTCCGGGTGGCGGGATCCATGGTGGTGTCCCACAGCTGCTGGGGCATCATCTCGCCCAGGCCCTTGAACCGGCTGATGGTGAGCCCGTCGCCCAGGCGGCTGCGCGTGGCCTCCAGCTCCCGATCGCTGTAGCAATAGACGACCTGCTTGCCCTTCTCCACCTTGTAGAGCGGCGGCTGCGCGATGTAAATGTAGCCGCCCTCGACCAGGCTCTTGGCGTAGCGATAGAAGAACGTGAGCAGGAGCGTGCGGATATGGGCCCCGTCCACATCGGCATCGGTCATAATAATGACCTTGTGGTAGCGGAGCTTCGCCAGATCCAAGTCGTCGGCGATGCCCGAGCCGATGGCCAGGATGAGCGCCTGGATCTCTTCGTTGGCGTAGATCTTGTCGACCCGCGCCCGCTCGGTGTTGAGGATCTTGCCGCGCAGCGGCAGGATGGCCTGGAACGTGCGGTCGCGCCCCTGCTTGGCCGACCCGCCCGCGCTGTCGCCCTCGACGATGTACAGCTCGCTCCGCTCGGCGTCGGTACTCGAGCAATCGGCCAGCTTGCCGGGAAGCGTGGTGCCTTCCAGCGCGCTCTTGCGGCGGGTGAGCTCGCGGGCCTTGCGGGCGGCTTCGCGGGCGCGCAGTGCCTCCATGGCCTTGCCGATGACCGACCGGGCCACATTTGGGTTGGATTCGAGGATGTGGCCCAGCTCGTCCCCGACGACGCCCTGCACGATGCCCTGGACCTCGGTGTTGCCCAGCTTGGCCTTGGTCTGGCCCTCGAACTGGGGCTCGGGCACCTTGACCGAGATGACCGCCGTCAGCCCCTCGCGTACGTCCTCGCCCGCCAGGTTCTGCTGGTTTTCCTTGATGAGGTTGAGCTTGCGGCCATACTCGTTGAGCAGGCGGGTCATGACGTTGCGGAAGCCCGTCAGGTGCGTGCCGCCGTCCACGGTGTTGATGTTGTTGGCGAAGGCCAGGATGGTCTCCGAGTAGCCCATCGTGTACTGGATGGCCACCTCGACGACCACGTCGTCGCGCGTGCCCTCGATGTAGATGACGTGCGGGTGGAGGGTGTCCTTGTTTTCGTTGAGGTAGGACACGAACTCCTTGATGCCGCCCTCGTAGTGGTAGGTCTCGTCGCTGACCACGTGGGTCGTGGCCGGGCCGATGGCGCTGGGGGCCTCGCCTTCGGGCGTGGCATCCACCGGGCGCTCGTAGGCAACCTGCTTGAAGTGGATGGTGACGCCGCGATTGAGGAATGCCAGCTCGCGGAAGCGATGGGACAGCGTCTCGTACGAGAAGTCGGTGGTCTCGAAGATCTCCGGATCGGGCTTGAAGCGGGTGGTCGTGCCGGTGCCCTCCGCGGGCGCGACATCCTCGATGTCGCCACAGGGAACGCCACGCTCGTAGCGCTGCCGCCAGAGGCGGCCGTCGCGCTTGACCTCGACGACGCA includes the following:
- the gyrB gene encoding DNA topoisomerase (ATP-hydrolyzing) subunit B; this translates as MPTPTSDAPTLGTAVDGNAAYGAEQIQVLEGLEPVRKRPGMYIGSTGERGLHHLVYEVIDNSIDEALAGHCTSIEVTLEADGSVTTVDNGRGIPVETHQKTGRSTLETVMTVLHAGGKFGAGGYKVSGGLHGVGVSVVNALSEWCVVEVKRDGRLWRQRYERGVPCGDIEDVAPAEGTGTTTRFKPDPEIFETTDFSYETLSHRFRELAFLNRGVTIHFKQVAYERPVDATPEGEAPSAIGPATTHVVSDETYHYEGGIKEFVSYLNENKDTLHPHVIYIEGTRDDVVVEVAIQYTMGYSETILAFANNINTVDGGTHLTGFRNVMTRLLNEYGRKLNLIKENQQNLAGEDVREGLTAVISVKVPEPQFEGQTKAKLGNTEVQGIVQGVVGDELGHILESNPNVARSVIGKAMEALRAREAARKARELTRRKSALEGTTLPGKLADCSSTDAERSELYIVEGDSAGGSAKQGRDRTFQAILPLRGKILNTERARVDKIYANEEIQALILAIGSGIADDLDLAKLRYHKVIIMTDADVDGAHIRTLLLTFFYRYAKSLVEGGYIYIAQPPLYKVEKGKQVVYCYSDRELEATRSRLGDGLTISRFKGLGEMMPQQLWDTTMDPATRTLLQVDIDDAAEADRLFTVLMGDKVEPRREFIQAHALEVKNLDI